A genomic window from Glycine soja cultivar W05 chromosome 10, ASM419377v2, whole genome shotgun sequence includes:
- the LOC114369732 gene encoding MLP-like protein 43: MVLKGKMVTELGIRSPAVKFFNVFAKQLHNLQDIVDKVYDGKLHEGDWHDTGSVKSWNLTTGKVRTFKESIEAIDEQSKSISFKIFDGENSKDYKMYKVHLQVIDIEEEGGVVTIWTIEYEKLNEDVAPPYHYLDIITATTKETDAHVLKAEQ; the protein is encoded by the exons ATGGTTTTAAAGGGTAAGATGGTAACAGAACTTGGGATCCGATCACCTGCTGTCAAGTTCTTCAATGTTTTTGCAAAGCAACTTCACAATTTGCAAGACATTGTTGACAAAGTCTATGATGGCAAGTTGCATGAAGGAGATTGGCATGACACTGGCTCTGTCAAGAGCTGGAATCTCACCACAG GGAAAGTACGCACATTTAAGGAGAGTATTGAAGCCATTGATGAACAAAGCAAGTCAATATCATTCAAAATCTTCGATGGAGAAAATAGTAAGGATTACAAGATGTATAAGGTCCACTTGCAAGTGATCGATATTGAGGAGGAAGGTGGTGTTGTTACTATATGGACCATTGAATATGAGAAGCTTAATGAAGATGTTGCTCCTCCATATCACTACTTGGACATTATAACTGCCACCACTAAAGAAACCGATGCTCATGTTCTGAAGGCAGAGCAATAA
- the LOC114371359 gene encoding uncharacterized protein LOC114371359: MSKKVILPTAASHRRQPLLLQQSESYRKAGTRVMGEAVGGTAAVCCCFSFGLANIMYLAMYKVPAMLCQKALRRKRRSRRLLLLQTREEAAAVPSRPRCTCGCCDDIISAGRVYPLCSNDGGDVAVLRSRSSVEKDKEVVELEKEMWERFYGSGFWRSPSQRENSSPQQRINATTVSAPNYLQVLAVKN, from the coding sequence ATGTCTAAAAAAGTAATTCTTCCGACGGCGGCATCTCATCGGCGGCAGCCGCTGCTGCTGCAGCAGAGTGAGAGCTACCGGAAGGCGGGGACGCGGGTCATGGGGGAGGCGGTGGGCGGCACCGCCGCCGTGTGCTGCTGCTTCTCCTTCGGCCTGGCCAACATTATGTACCTAGCGATGTACAAGGTTCCGGCGATGCTGTGCCAGAAGGCGCTGCGGAGGAAGCGGCGGAGCCgccgcctcctcctccttcagACCAGGGAGGAAGCAGCGGCGGTCCCGTCGCGGCCGCGGTGCACCTGCGGCTGCTGCGATGACATCATCAGCGCCGGGCGGGTTTACCCGCTGTGCAGCAACGACGGCGGCGACGTGGCGGTGCTGCGAAGCCGTAGCTCGGTGGAGAAGGACAAGGAGGTGGTGGAGTTGGAGAAAGAGATGTGGGAGAGGTTTTATGGAAGTGGGTTTTGGAGAAGCCCCTCTCAGAGAGAAAACTCTTCTCCGCAACAAAGGATTAATGCCACCACTGTTTCTGCTCCTAATTATCTTCAGGTTCTTgctgttaaaaattaa
- the LOC114372151 gene encoding E3 ubiquitin-protein ligase RHF2A-like isoform X2 yields the protein MEVPEMEGKTESHVTSAEAFVEGGVQEACDDACSICLEDFCKSDPATVTNCKHEFHLQCILEWCQRSSQCPMCWQPISLRDTTSQELLEAVELERSLRDTPSRNAAIFHHPALGDFELQHLPMAMNEADIEERIIQHLTAAAAMRRSHHLGQREGHRTRSSAHGRPHFLVYSTQPSAPPFAAGGESEPAAIPVGIPSTPLTFDGNEQSSPQQIPYFQTRGSSLTSGSTVATTNLQGVHSNDRFASHSFPASQDRAQPSEQSFSDSLRSRFNAVSTRYKESISKGTRGWKERLFSPNSSMSELGSEVKRELNAKIASVSRLMERLETTRENNRAAGTSLSNPNHLVNCSIAETSNQNNVEARGENSLRDNSTPTTFSASSDSK from the exons ATGGAG GTTCCAGAAATGGAAGGCAAGACCGAAAGTCATGTGACATCGGCAGAAGCCTTTGTGGAAGGGGGGGTTCAAGAAGCTTGTGATGATGCTTGCAGCATATGCCTTGAGGATTTTTGCAAAAGTGATCCTGCCACT gTCACTAATTGCAAGCATGAGTTCCACCTGCAGTGCATTCTTGAATG GTGTCAGAGAAGCTCCCAATGTCCTATGTGTTGGCAACCTATCAGCTTGAGGGATACTACAAG TCAAGAACTGCTTGAGGCAGTAGAGCTGGAAAGGAGCTTGAGGGATACCCCATCTAGAAATGCTGCGATTTTTCATCATCCAGCACTTGGTGATTTTGAATTGCAGCAT TTACCCATGGCTATGAATGAGGCTGATATTGAAGAGCGAATAATTCAACATTTGACTGCTGCAGCAGCAATGAGGAGATCACACCACCTCGGCCAGAGGGAAGGCCATCGAACTAGGTCATCTGCTCATGGCCGTCCACACTTCTTAGTATACTCAACTCAGCCAAGTGCACCACCATTTGCTGCAGGAGGGGAAAGTGAACCAGCTGCAATTCCTGTAGGAATTCCATCTACCCCACTTACATTTGACGGAAATGAGCAATCATCTCCACAGCAGATCCCCTATTTCCAAACTCGGGGTTCTTCTTTAACTTCTGGCTCTACTGTCGCAACAACAAATCTTCAAGGAGTTCACTCTAATGATAG GTTTGCCTCTCATTCTTTTCCTGCAAGCCAAGACAGAGCACAGCCATCAGAACAATCGTTCTCTGATTCTCTGCGTTCCAGATTTAATGCAGTATCCACGAG atacaaagaatcaatttCGAAGGGCACAAGGGGATGGAAAGAGAGGCTGTTCTCTCCCAATTCTTCTATGTCAGAACTTGGTTCAGAAGTTAAGAGAGAATTGAATGCCAAAATTGCTAGCGTGTCCCGATTGATGGAGCGCCTTGAAACAACAAGAGAAAATAATAGGGCTGCAGGAACTTCTTTATCAAATCCAAATCATTTGGTGAACTGTTCCATTGCAGAGACAAGCAACCAAAACAATGTGGAAGCTCGTGGAGAGAACTCTTTGCGTGACAATAGTACTCCAACTACATTTTCTGCTAGCTCAGATTCAAAATGA
- the LOC114372370 gene encoding putative RNA polymerase II subunit B1 CTD phosphatase RPAP2 homolog — MEKDKPVSVKDAVFKLQMSLLEGIQNEDQLFAAGSLMSRSDYEDIVTERSITNVCGYPLCSNALPSDRPRKGRYRISLKEHKVYDLHETYMFCCSNCVVSSKAFAGSLQAERCSGLDLEKLNNILSLFENLNLEPAENLQKNEDFGLSDLKIQEKTETSSGEVSLEQWAGPSNAIEGYVPKPRDHDSKGLRKNVKKGSKAGHGKPISDINLISSEMGFVSTIIMQDGYSVSKVLPGQRDATAHHQIKPTAIVKQLGKVDAKVVRKDDGSIQDLSSSFKSSLILGTSEKEEELAQSCEAALKSSPDCAIKKKDVYSVSISERQCDVEQNDSAKKSVQVKGKMSRVTANDDASTSNLDPANVEEKFQVEKAGGSLNTKPKSSLKSAGEKKLSRTVTWADKKINSTGSKDLCGFKNFGDIRNESDSAGNSIDVANDEDTLRRASAEACVIALSSASEAVASGDSDVSDAVSEAGIIILPPPHDAGEEGTLEDVDILQNDSVTVKWPRKPGISEADFFESDDSWFDAAPEGFSLTLSPFATMWNTLFSWITSSSLAYIYGRDESFQEEYLSVNGREYPCKVVLADGRSSEIKQTLASCLARALPTLVAVLRLPIPVSTMEQGMACLLETMSFVDALPAFRTKQWQVVALLFIDALSVCRLPALISYMTDRRASFHRVLSGSQIGMEEYEVLKDLAVPLGRAPHISAQSGA; from the exons ATGGAAAAGGACAAGCCTGTTTCTGTCAAAGATGCTGTTTTCAAATTGCAAATGTCGCTCCTTGAAGGCATTCAAAATGAAGACCAGCTGTTTGCTGCTGGGTCTCTGATGTCAAGGAGTGACTACGAAGACATTGTAACCGAACGATCCATTACAAACGTGTGTGGTTATCCGCTCTGCAGCAATGCTTTGCCATCCGATCGCCCACGGAAGGGTAGATACCGGATTTCACTGAAGGAGCACAAGGTCTATGACTTACACGAGACTTACATGTTTTGTTGTTCAAATTGTGTTGTTAGCAGCAAAGCTTTTGCTGGGAGCTTGCAAGCAGAGAGATGCTCAGGTTTAGACCTGGAAAAACTAAACAATATTCTTAGCTTGTTTGAGAATTTGAATCTGGAACCAGCGGAGAATTTGCAAAAGAATGAAGATTTCGGTTTGTCTGATTTGAAAATCCAGGAGAAGACAGAAACAAGCAGTGGGGAGGTGTCTTTAGAGCAGTGGGCTGGACCTTCAAATGCAATTGAGGGTTATGTACCAAAACCAAGAGACCATGATTCTAAGGGTTTGcggaaaaatgttaaaaaag GGTCCAAAGCTGGTCATGGCAAGCCAATTAGtgacataaatttaattagcaGTGAGATGGGCTTTGTGAGTACTATAATTATGCAAGATGGGTATAGTGTTTCAAAAGTACTGCCAGGTCAAAGAGACGCAACCGCTCATCATCAAATTAAACCAACAGCTATAGTCAAGCAGTTAGGAAAGGTTGATGCTAAAGTGGTCAGGAAAGATGATGGTAGCATTCAAGATTTGTCTTCATCTTTTAAGAGCAGTTTAATTTTAGGTACCTCAGAAAAAGAGGAGGAATTAGCCCAATCATGTGAAGCTGCGCTCAAATCCTCTCCCGATTGTGCTATTAAAAAGAAAGATGTTTATTCCGTCTCCATATCAGAAAGACAATGTGATGTGGAACAGAATGATTCTGCTAAGAAATCTGTACAAGTCAAAGGGAAAATGAGTAGAGTTACTGCTAATGATGATGCTTCCACTTCCAATTTAGATCCTGCCAATGTTGAAGAGAAATTCCAAGTGGAAAAAGCAGGTGGATCATTAAACACTAAACCCAAATCTTCCCTTAAATCTGCAGGTGAAAAGAAACTTAGTCGCACTGTTACTTGGGCAGATAAGAAAATCAACAGCACTGGGAGTAAAGATCTTTGTGGGTTTAAAAATTTTGGAGATATTAGAAATGAATCTGACTCAGCAGGAAATAGTATAGATGTTGCCAATGATGAAGATACATTACGTCGCGCGTCAGCAGAAGCTTGTGTTATTGCATTGAGCTCAGCATCAGAAGCAGTTGCTTCTGGAGACTCGGATGTCAGTGATGCTG TTTCTGAAGCTGGAATCATTATATTGCCACCACCACATGATGCTGGTGAGGAAGGTACTCTGGAGGATGTTGATATACTACAAAATGATTCAGTTACTGTGAAATGGCCTAGAAAGCCTGGAATTTCTGAAGCTGATTTCTTTGAATCTGATGACTCATGGTTTGATGCTGCACCAGAGGGTTTCAGTTTAACT TTGTCACCTTTTGCAACTATGTGGAATACCCTCTTTTCTTGGATAACATCATCTTCTTTGGCATATATATATGGGAGGGATGAAAGTTTTCAAGAAGAATATCTATCAGTTAATGGCAGAGAATATCCCTGCAAAGTTGTCTTGGCAGATGGTCGCTCATCTGAAATAAAACAAACTTTAGCCAGTTGTCTTGCTCGAGCTTTACCTACACTTGTTGCTGTGCTCCGGCTGCCAATACCAGTATCTACCATGGAGCAAGGGATG GCATGCTTGCTGGAGACAATGTCATTTGTGGACGCACTTCCAGCTTTCAGAACAAAACAATGGCAAGTGGTTGCTCTTTTGTTTATTGATGCATTGTCCGTATGTAGATTACCTGCTCTTATCTCATACATGACGGATAGGAGGGCTTCATTTCACAGG GTTTTGAGTGGTTCTCAAATAGGTATGGAAGAATATGAGGTTTTGAAGGATCTTGCAGTGCCACTGGGCCGAGCACCTCACATCTCTGCCCAAAGTGGGGCATGA
- the LOC114372151 gene encoding E3 ubiquitin-protein ligase RHF2A-like isoform X1: MEVPEMEGKTESHVTSAEAFVEGGVQEACDDACSICLEDFCKSDPATVTNCKHEFHLQCILEWCQRSSQCPMCWQPISLRDTTSQELLEAVELERSLRDTPSRNAAIFHHPALGDFELQHLPMAMNEADIEERIIQHLTAAAAMRRSHHLGQREGHRTRSSAHGRPHFLVYSTQPSAPPFAAGGESEPAAIPVGIPSTPLTFDGNEQSSPQQIPYFQTRGSSLTSGSTVATTNLQGVHSNDRRFASHSFPASQDRAQPSEQSFSDSLRSRFNAVSTRYKESISKGTRGWKERLFSPNSSMSELGSEVKRELNAKIASVSRLMERLETTRENNRAAGTSLSNPNHLVNCSIAETSNQNNVEARGENSLRDNSTPTTFSASSDSK; encoded by the exons ATGGAG GTTCCAGAAATGGAAGGCAAGACCGAAAGTCATGTGACATCGGCAGAAGCCTTTGTGGAAGGGGGGGTTCAAGAAGCTTGTGATGATGCTTGCAGCATATGCCTTGAGGATTTTTGCAAAAGTGATCCTGCCACT gTCACTAATTGCAAGCATGAGTTCCACCTGCAGTGCATTCTTGAATG GTGTCAGAGAAGCTCCCAATGTCCTATGTGTTGGCAACCTATCAGCTTGAGGGATACTACAAG TCAAGAACTGCTTGAGGCAGTAGAGCTGGAAAGGAGCTTGAGGGATACCCCATCTAGAAATGCTGCGATTTTTCATCATCCAGCACTTGGTGATTTTGAATTGCAGCAT TTACCCATGGCTATGAATGAGGCTGATATTGAAGAGCGAATAATTCAACATTTGACTGCTGCAGCAGCAATGAGGAGATCACACCACCTCGGCCAGAGGGAAGGCCATCGAACTAGGTCATCTGCTCATGGCCGTCCACACTTCTTAGTATACTCAACTCAGCCAAGTGCACCACCATTTGCTGCAGGAGGGGAAAGTGAACCAGCTGCAATTCCTGTAGGAATTCCATCTACCCCACTTACATTTGACGGAAATGAGCAATCATCTCCACAGCAGATCCCCTATTTCCAAACTCGGGGTTCTTCTTTAACTTCTGGCTCTACTGTCGCAACAACAAATCTTCAAGGAGTTCACTCTAATGATAG AAGGTTTGCCTCTCATTCTTTTCCTGCAAGCCAAGACAGAGCACAGCCATCAGAACAATCGTTCTCTGATTCTCTGCGTTCCAGATTTAATGCAGTATCCACGAG atacaaagaatcaatttCGAAGGGCACAAGGGGATGGAAAGAGAGGCTGTTCTCTCCCAATTCTTCTATGTCAGAACTTGGTTCAGAAGTTAAGAGAGAATTGAATGCCAAAATTGCTAGCGTGTCCCGATTGATGGAGCGCCTTGAAACAACAAGAGAAAATAATAGGGCTGCAGGAACTTCTTTATCAAATCCAAATCATTTGGTGAACTGTTCCATTGCAGAGACAAGCAACCAAAACAATGTGGAAGCTCGTGGAGAGAACTCTTTGCGTGACAATAGTACTCCAACTACATTTTCTGCTAGCTCAGATTCAAAATGA
- the LOC114372488 gene encoding protein WVD2-like 4 encodes MESENGVAMEDEKHVIGETTKENINKEAENSCNSEIQTKNEVSEAVVKVEGPKSAASKISKLAKEHGGKGGVASKNNKSATKDKPNLKSTTSSQTHRPNLSKSLSLPAKSAGGDGMKKSTNGTLAKPETKHANGAKAEASIRRLSRLTNSEVNSKEAKTNTGNSNQRTSLASMISLKTSESGISTPVNAVTKSLTSEESLPVDQISIPAKTEKPNKEEDDAHSTTSSHTPRRRSSGSGFSFRLEERAEKRKEFFSKLEEKIQEKEAEKTNQQEKSKENQEAEIKQLRKTMTFKATPMPSFYKEPPPKVELKKIPITRPKSPKLGRHKGSAVNKSADKSCSSPHGKQQQNDPTKAKAKGSNKEVISKKPIRKIQAKVQSQESAIRKTEKDSVKPTKVNQDAKAGTGNNEECHDPSVNNSEYQNDMELESKNELDQNVALVLNSSPPEIVSYEVAVGV; translated from the exons ATGGAATCTGAAAATGGAGTCGCTATGGAGGACGAGAAACACGTCATTGGGGAAACAaccaaggagaatataaacaaagaaGCTGAAAACAGTTGTAATTCTGAAATTCAGACCAAGAATGAGGTATCTGAAGCTGTTGTAAAAGTTGAAGGTCCCAAATCTGCAGCAAGTAAAATCTCAAAACTTGCCAAG GAACATGGTGGCAAAGGTGGTGTTGCTTCAAAGAACAACAAATCTGCCACCAAAGACAAACCCAATTTGAAGTCTACAACTTCATCTCAGACACACAGGCCAAACCTTTCCAAGAGCCTTTCTTTGCCAGCCAAATCAGCTGGAGGAGATGGCATGAAGAAAAGCACTAATGGAACTCTCGCGAAGCCAGAAACTAAGCATGCTAATGGGGCTAAAGCTGAGGCTTCCATTCGCCGTTTAAGCAGGCTGACGAACTCTGAAGTTAACTCAAAAGAGGCAAAAACAAACACTGGAAATTCTAACCAGAGGACTTCTTTGGCATCCATGATTAGCCTTAAAACCTCTGAG TCTGGAATATCTACTCCAGTGAATGCGGTTACCAAGAGCCTTACATCTGAGGAATCATT ACCTGTTGATCAGATTTCAATTCCAGCAAAAACTGAAAAACCAAATAAAGAGGAAGATGATGCTCATTCTACAACTTC AAGTCATACTCCTCGTAGGAGGAGCAGTGGTTCTGGATTTTCCTTCAGATTGGAAGAACGAGCAGAAAAGAGGAAGGAG TTCTTCTCAAAGTTAGAAGAGAAAATTCAGGAAAAGGAGGCAGAGAAAACTAACCAGCAAGAGAAATCAAAG GAAAACCAGGAGGCTGAGATCAAGCAATTGAGGAAGACCATGACTTTCAAAGCCACTCCAATGCCAAGTTTCTACAAGGAACCTCCTCCAAAAGTTGAATTGAAGAAG ATACCAATAACGCGCCCAAAATCTCCAAAGCTTGGAAGGCACAAAGGATCTGCTGTGAACAAATCAGCAGACAAATCTTGTTCTAGTCCACATGGAAAGCAGCAACAGAATGATCCAACCAAGGCAAAGGCAAAGGGTAGTAATAAAGAAGTGATTTCAAAGAAACCAATCAGAAAAATTCAAGCCAAGGTGCAGTCTCAGGAAAGTGCAATCAGAAAAACTGAAAAGGATTCTGTGAAGCCCACTAAAGTCAACCAAGATGCAAAAGCAGGCacaggaaacaatgaagaatgCCATGATCCATCAGTTAACAATTCTGAATACCAAAATGACATGGAGCTAGAATCCAAAAATGAACTTGATCAGAATGTTGCACTGGTCTTGAACTCATCCCCACCTGAGATTGTATCATATGAGGTTGCTGTTGGAGTGTAG